A genomic stretch from Camelus ferus isolate YT-003-E chromosome 17, BCGSAC_Cfer_1.0, whole genome shotgun sequence includes:
- the BRPF1 gene encoding peregrin isoform X5, giving the protein MGVDFDVKTFCHNLRATKPPYECPVETCRKVYKSYSGIEYHLYHYDHDNPPPPQQTPLRKHKKKGRQSRPANKQSPSPSEVSQSPGREVMSYAQAQRMVEVDLHGRVHRISIFDNLDVVSEDEEAPEEAPENGSNKENTETPAATPKSGKHKNKEKRKDSNHHHHHNASASTTPKLPEVVYRELEQDTPDAPPRPTSYYRYIEKSAEELDEEVEYDMDEEDYIWLDIMNERRKTEGVSPIPQEIFEYLMDRLEKESYFESHNKGDPNALVDEDAVCCICNDGECQNSNVILFCDMCNLAVHQECYGVPYIPEGQWLCRRCLQSPSRAVDCALCPNKGGAFKQTDDGRWAHVVCALWIPEVCFANTVFLEPIDSIEHIPPARWKLTCYICKQRGSGACIQCHKANCYTAFHVTCAQQAGLYMKMEPVRETGANGTSFSVRKTAYCDIHTPPGSARRLPALSHSEGEEEEDEEEDEGKSWSSEKVKKAKAKSRIKMKKARKILAEKRAAAPVVSVPCIPPHRLSKITNRLTIQRKSQFMQRLHSYWTLKRQSRNGVPLLRRLQTHLQSQRNCDQVGRDSEDKNWALKEQLKSWQRLRHDLERARLLVELIRKREKLKRETIKVQQIAMEMQLTPFLILLRKTLEQLQEKDTGNIFSEPVPLSEVPDYLDHIKKPMDFFTMKQNLEAYRYLNFDDFEEDFNLIVSNCLKYNAKDTIFYRAAVRLREQGGAVLRQARRQAEKMGIDFETGMHIPHSLAGDEAPHHAEDAAEEERLVLLENQKHLPVEEQLKLLLERLDEVNASKQSVGRSRRAKMIKKEMTALRRKLAHQRETGRDGPERHGPSSRGSLTPHPAGCDKDGQTDSAAEESSSQETSKGLGPNMSSTPAHEVGRRTSVLFSKKNPKTAGPPKRPGRPPKNRESQMTPSHGGSPVGPPQLPIMGSLRQRKRGRSPRPSSSSDSDSDKSTEDPPMDLPANGFSGGNQPVKKSFLVYRNDCSLPRSSSDSESSSSSSSSAASDRTSTTPSKQGRGKPSFSRGTFPEDSSEDTSGTENEAYSVGTGRGVGHSMVRKSLGRGAGWLSEDEDSPLDALDLVWAKCRGYPSYPALIIDPKMPREGMFHHGVPIPVPPLEVLKLGEQMTQEAREHLYLVLFFDNKRTWQWLPRTKLVPLGVNQDLDKEKMLEGRKSNIRKSVQIAYHRALQHRSKVQGEQSSETSDSD; this is encoded by the exons ATGGGGGTGGACTTTGACGTGAAGACTTTCTGCCACAACTTGCGGGCAACTAAGCCGCCCTATGAATGCCCAGTGGAGACCTGCCGCAAGGTCTACAAGAGTTACAGCGGTATTGAGTACCACCTGTACCACTATGACCACGACAACCCACCGCCCCCACAGCAGACTCCACTCCGCAAGCACAAGAAGAAGGGACGCCAGTCACGCCCGGCCAACAAGCAGTCGCCTAGCCCCTCAGAGGTATCCCAGTCACCCGGCCGTGAGGTGATGAGCTACGCACAGGCCCAGCGCATGGTGGAGGTGGACCTGCACGGCCGCGTCCACCGCATCAGCATCTTTGACAACCTGGATGTGGTGTCAGAGGATGAGGAGGCCCCCGAGGAGGCCCCTGAGAACGGCAGCAATAAGGAGAACACCGAGACGCCGGCTGCTACTCCCAAGTCAGGCAAGCATAAGAACAAGGAGAAGCGCAAGGActccaaccaccaccaccaccacaatgcTTCTGCGAGCACCACGCCCAAGCTGCCCGAGGTGGTGTACCGGGAGCTGGAGCAGGACACCCCTGATGCCCCGCCCCGGCCGACCTCTTACTACCG GTACATCGAGAAGTCAGCGGAGGAGCTGGATGAGGAGGTGGAGTATGACATGGACGAGGAGGACTACATCTGGCTGGATATCATGAACGAGCGGCGGAAGACGGAGGGTGTGAGTCCCATTCCACAGGAGATCTTTGAGTACTTAATGGACCGGCTGGAGAAAGAGTCCTACTTTGAGAGCCACAATAAAGGCGACCCCAATGCGCTAGTGGATGAGGATGCTGTGTGCTGTATCTGCAATGATGGTGAGTGCCAGAACAGCAACGTCATCCTCTTCTGTGACATGTGCAACCTGGCTGTGCACCAGGAGTGCTACGGTGTCCCCTACATCCCTGAGGGCCAGTGGTTGTGCCGCCGCTGTCTGCAGTCACCCTCCCGTGCTGTGGACTGCGCCTTGTGCCCCAACAAGGGTGGTGCCTTCAAGCAGACAGATGATGGGCGCTGGGCCCATGTGGTGTGTGCCCTGTGGATCCCTGAGGTCTGCTTTGCCAACACGGTCTTCCTGGAGCCCATCGACAGCATCGAGCACATCCCACCAGCTCGCTGGAAGCTGACCTGCTACATTTGCAAACAGCGGGGCTCAGGGGCCTGCATCCAGTGCCACAAGGCCAACTGCTACACAGCCTTCCATGTGACATGTGCCCAGCAGGCCGGCCTTTACATGAAGATGGAGCCTGTGCGGGAGACAGGTGCTAATGGTACCTCCTTCAGCGTCCGCAAGACTGCCTACTGCGACATCCACACCCCCCCAGGGTCAGCACGCCGCCTGCCTGCCCTGTCCCAcagtgagggggaggaggaggaggatgaggaggaggatgagggtaagagctggagctcagagaaggtcAAGAAAGCCAAGGCCAAGTCCCGGATCAAGATGAAGAAGGCGAGGAAGATCCTGGCAGAGAAGCGGGCGGCGGCACCTGTGGTGTCTGTGCCCTGCATCCCGCCACACAG GCTCAGTAAAATCACTAACCGCCTGACCATCCAAAGGAAGAGCCAGTTCATGCAGAGGCTGCACAGCTACTGGACGCTGAAGCGGCAGTCACGGAACGGGGTCCCACTGCTGCGTCGCCTGCAGACGCACCTGCAGTCTCAGAGGAACTGTGACCAAGTCGGG AGAGATTCTGAGGATAAGAACTGGGCCCTCAAAGAACAGCTTAAGTCCTGGCAGCGGCTTCGGCATGACCTGGAGCGAGCACGGCTGCTGGTGGAGCTGATCCGCAAGCGGGAGAAACTCAAAAGGGAGACG ATCAAGGTCCAGCAGATCGCCATGGAGATGCAGCTGACCCCGTTCCTCATCCTCCTTCGAAAAACCTTGGAGCAACTCCAAGAGAAGGATACAGGCAACATCTTCAGCGAGCCGGTCCCTCTGTCTGAG GTGCCTGACTACCTAGACCACATCAAAAAGCCTATGGACTTTTTCACCATGAAGCAGAACTTGGAGGCTTACCGCTACCTGAACTTTGATGATTTTGAGGAGGACTTCAACCTCATCGTCAGCAACTGCCTCAAGTATAATGCCAAGGACACCATCTTCTACCGGGCAGCAGTGCGGCTCCGTGAGCAGGGTGGTGCTGTGCTCCGCCAGGCCCGGCGCCAGGCAGAAAAAATGGGCATTGACTTTGAGACGGGCATGCATATCCCCCACAGCCTGGCTGGAGACGAGGCCCCACACCATGCCGAAGATG cagcagaggaagagaggctgGTCTTACTGGAGAACCAAAAGCACCTGCCAGTGGAAGAGCAGCTGAAGTTGTTGCTCGAGCGGCTGGATGAGGTGAATGCCAGCAAGCAGAGCGTGGGCCGCTCACGGCGTGCAAAGATGATCAAGAAAGAGATGACGGCCTTGCGGCGGAAGCTAGCCCACCAGCGGGAAACTGGACGGGATGGGCCTGAGCGGCATGGCCCCTCCAGCCGGGGCAGCCTGACACCCCACCCAGCAGGCTGTGACAAGGATGGGCAGACGGACAGTGCCGCCGAGGAGAGCAGCAGCCAGGAGACAAGCAAAG gccTGGGTCCCAACATGTCCTCAACCCCCGCACATGAGGTGGGCAGGAGAACCTCAGTTCTGTTCTCCAAAAAGAACCCGAAGACAGCTGGACCGCCCAAGAGGCCGGGCCGGCCCCCCAAAAACCGGGAGAGCCAGATGACCCCCAGCCACGGAGGCAGTCCTGTGGGGCCCCCCCAGCTCCCCATCATGGGCTCCCTGCGTCAGCGCAAGCGGGGTAGGAGCCCTCGGCCCAGTTCGAGTTCAGACAGCGACAGTGATAAATCCACAGAAGACCCCCCAATGG ACTTACCAGCCAATGGCTTCAGCGGTGGAAACCAGCCAGTAAAGAAGAGTTTCTTGGTATACCGTAATGACTGCAGCCTTCCCCGGAGCAGCTCCGACTCTgagtccagcagcagcagcagcagcagcgctgCCTCAGACCGGACCAG CACAACGCCCTCAAAACAAGGCCGGGGCAAGCCCTCCTTCTCTCGGGGCACATTCCCAGAGGACAGCAGTGAAGACACCTCAGGCACTGAGAATGAGGCCTACTCCGTGGGCACTGGCCGCGGCGTGGGCCACAGCA TGGTGAGGAAGAGTCTGGGCCGGGGAGCTGGCTGGCTGTCAGAGGATGAGGACTCCCCCCTGGATGCTCTGGACCTGGTGTGGGCCAAATGCCGAGGGTATCCATCGTACCCAGCTCTG ATCATTGATCCAAAGATGCCCCGGGAAGGTATGTTCCACCATGGGGTTCCCATCCCTGTGCCCCCACTGGAGGTGCTGAAACTTGGGGAACAAATGACCCAGGAAGCCCGAGAGCATCTCTACCTCGTCCTCTTCTTTGACAACAAGCGAACCTG GCAGTGGCTGCCCAGGACTAAGCTGGTTCCTCTGGGTGTGAACCAGGATCTCGACAAGGAGAAGATGCTGGAAGGCCGCAAATCCAACATCCGCAAGTCAGTACAGATTGCCTACCACAGGGCTCTGCAGCACCGCAGCAAGGTGCAGGGCGAGCAGAGCAGTGAGACCAGCGATAGTGATTGA
- the BRPF1 gene encoding peregrin isoform X6 — protein sequence MGVDFDVKTFCHNLRATKPPYECPVETCRKVYKSYSGIEYHLYHYDHDNPPPPQQTPLRKHKKKGRQSRPANKQSPSPSEVSQSPGREVMSYAQAQRMVEVDLHGRVHRISIFDNLDVVSEDEEAPEEAPENGSNKENTETPAATPKSGKHKNKEKRKDSNHHHHHNASASTTPKLPEVVYRELEQDTPDAPPRPTSYYRYIEKSAEELDEEVEYDMDEEDYIWLDIMNERRKTEGVSPIPQEIFEYLMDRLEKESYFESHNKGDPNALVDEDAVCCICNDGECQNSNVILFCDMCNLAVHQECYGVPYIPEGQWLCRRCLQSPSRAVDCALCPNKGGAFKQTDDGRWAHVVCALWIPEVCFANTVFLEPIDSIEHIPPARWKLTCYICKQRGSGACIQCHKANCYTAFHVTCAQQAGLYMKMEPVRETGANGTSFSVRKTAYCDIHTPPGSARRLPALSHSEGEEEEDEEEDEGKSWSSEKVKKAKAKSRIKMKKARKILAEKRAAAPVVSVPCIPPHRLSKITNRLTIQRKSQFMQRLHSYWTLKRQSRNGVPLLRRLQTHLQSQRNCDQVGRDSEDKNWALKEQLKSWQRLRHDLERARLLVELIRKREKLKRETIKVQQIAMEMQLTPFLILLRKTLEQLQEKDTGNIFSEPVPLSEVPDYLDHIKKPMDFFTMKQNLEAYRYLNFDDFEEDFNLIVSNCLKYNAKDTIFYRAAVRLREQGGAVLRQARRQAEKMGIDFETGMHIPHSLAGDEAPHHAEDAEEERLVLLENQKHLPVEEQLKLLLERLDEVNASKQSVGRSRRAKMIKKEMTALRRKLAHQRETGRDGPERHGPSSRGSLTPHPAGCDKDGQTDSAAEESSSQETSKGLGPNMSSTPAHEVGRRTSVLFSKKNPKTAGPPKRPGRPPKNRESQMTPSHGGSPVGPPQLPIMGSLRQRKRGRSPRPSSSSDSDSDKSTEDPPMDLPANGFSGGNQPVKKSFLVYRNDCSLPRSSSDSESSSSSSSSAASDRTSTTPSKQGRGKPSFSRGTFPEDSSEDTSGTENEAYSVGTGRGVGHSMVRKSLGRGAGWLSEDEDSPLDALDLVWAKCRGYPSYPALIIDPKMPREGMFHHGVPIPVPPLEVLKLGEQMTQEAREHLYLVLFFDNKRTWQWLPRTKLVPLGVNQDLDKEKMLEGRKSNIRKSVQIAYHRALQHRSKVQGEQSSETSDSD from the exons ATGGGGGTGGACTTTGACGTGAAGACTTTCTGCCACAACTTGCGGGCAACTAAGCCGCCCTATGAATGCCCAGTGGAGACCTGCCGCAAGGTCTACAAGAGTTACAGCGGTATTGAGTACCACCTGTACCACTATGACCACGACAACCCACCGCCCCCACAGCAGACTCCACTCCGCAAGCACAAGAAGAAGGGACGCCAGTCACGCCCGGCCAACAAGCAGTCGCCTAGCCCCTCAGAGGTATCCCAGTCACCCGGCCGTGAGGTGATGAGCTACGCACAGGCCCAGCGCATGGTGGAGGTGGACCTGCACGGCCGCGTCCACCGCATCAGCATCTTTGACAACCTGGATGTGGTGTCAGAGGATGAGGAGGCCCCCGAGGAGGCCCCTGAGAACGGCAGCAATAAGGAGAACACCGAGACGCCGGCTGCTACTCCCAAGTCAGGCAAGCATAAGAACAAGGAGAAGCGCAAGGActccaaccaccaccaccaccacaatgcTTCTGCGAGCACCACGCCCAAGCTGCCCGAGGTGGTGTACCGGGAGCTGGAGCAGGACACCCCTGATGCCCCGCCCCGGCCGACCTCTTACTACCG GTACATCGAGAAGTCAGCGGAGGAGCTGGATGAGGAGGTGGAGTATGACATGGACGAGGAGGACTACATCTGGCTGGATATCATGAACGAGCGGCGGAAGACGGAGGGTGTGAGTCCCATTCCACAGGAGATCTTTGAGTACTTAATGGACCGGCTGGAGAAAGAGTCCTACTTTGAGAGCCACAATAAAGGCGACCCCAATGCGCTAGTGGATGAGGATGCTGTGTGCTGTATCTGCAATGATGGTGAGTGCCAGAACAGCAACGTCATCCTCTTCTGTGACATGTGCAACCTGGCTGTGCACCAGGAGTGCTACGGTGTCCCCTACATCCCTGAGGGCCAGTGGTTGTGCCGCCGCTGTCTGCAGTCACCCTCCCGTGCTGTGGACTGCGCCTTGTGCCCCAACAAGGGTGGTGCCTTCAAGCAGACAGATGATGGGCGCTGGGCCCATGTGGTGTGTGCCCTGTGGATCCCTGAGGTCTGCTTTGCCAACACGGTCTTCCTGGAGCCCATCGACAGCATCGAGCACATCCCACCAGCTCGCTGGAAGCTGACCTGCTACATTTGCAAACAGCGGGGCTCAGGGGCCTGCATCCAGTGCCACAAGGCCAACTGCTACACAGCCTTCCATGTGACATGTGCCCAGCAGGCCGGCCTTTACATGAAGATGGAGCCTGTGCGGGAGACAGGTGCTAATGGTACCTCCTTCAGCGTCCGCAAGACTGCCTACTGCGACATCCACACCCCCCCAGGGTCAGCACGCCGCCTGCCTGCCCTGTCCCAcagtgagggggaggaggaggaggatgaggaggaggatgagggtaagagctggagctcagagaaggtcAAGAAAGCCAAGGCCAAGTCCCGGATCAAGATGAAGAAGGCGAGGAAGATCCTGGCAGAGAAGCGGGCGGCGGCACCTGTGGTGTCTGTGCCCTGCATCCCGCCACACAG GCTCAGTAAAATCACTAACCGCCTGACCATCCAAAGGAAGAGCCAGTTCATGCAGAGGCTGCACAGCTACTGGACGCTGAAGCGGCAGTCACGGAACGGGGTCCCACTGCTGCGTCGCCTGCAGACGCACCTGCAGTCTCAGAGGAACTGTGACCAAGTCGGG AGAGATTCTGAGGATAAGAACTGGGCCCTCAAAGAACAGCTTAAGTCCTGGCAGCGGCTTCGGCATGACCTGGAGCGAGCACGGCTGCTGGTGGAGCTGATCCGCAAGCGGGAGAAACTCAAAAGGGAGACG ATCAAGGTCCAGCAGATCGCCATGGAGATGCAGCTGACCCCGTTCCTCATCCTCCTTCGAAAAACCTTGGAGCAACTCCAAGAGAAGGATACAGGCAACATCTTCAGCGAGCCGGTCCCTCTGTCTGAG GTGCCTGACTACCTAGACCACATCAAAAAGCCTATGGACTTTTTCACCATGAAGCAGAACTTGGAGGCTTACCGCTACCTGAACTTTGATGATTTTGAGGAGGACTTCAACCTCATCGTCAGCAACTGCCTCAAGTATAATGCCAAGGACACCATCTTCTACCGGGCAGCAGTGCGGCTCCGTGAGCAGGGTGGTGCTGTGCTCCGCCAGGCCCGGCGCCAGGCAGAAAAAATGGGCATTGACTTTGAGACGGGCATGCATATCCCCCACAGCCTGGCTGGAGACGAGGCCCCACACCATGCCGAAGATG cagaggaagagaggctgGTCTTACTGGAGAACCAAAAGCACCTGCCAGTGGAAGAGCAGCTGAAGTTGTTGCTCGAGCGGCTGGATGAGGTGAATGCCAGCAAGCAGAGCGTGGGCCGCTCACGGCGTGCAAAGATGATCAAGAAAGAGATGACGGCCTTGCGGCGGAAGCTAGCCCACCAGCGGGAAACTGGACGGGATGGGCCTGAGCGGCATGGCCCCTCCAGCCGGGGCAGCCTGACACCCCACCCAGCAGGCTGTGACAAGGATGGGCAGACGGACAGTGCCGCCGAGGAGAGCAGCAGCCAGGAGACAAGCAAAG gccTGGGTCCCAACATGTCCTCAACCCCCGCACATGAGGTGGGCAGGAGAACCTCAGTTCTGTTCTCCAAAAAGAACCCGAAGACAGCTGGACCGCCCAAGAGGCCGGGCCGGCCCCCCAAAAACCGGGAGAGCCAGATGACCCCCAGCCACGGAGGCAGTCCTGTGGGGCCCCCCCAGCTCCCCATCATGGGCTCCCTGCGTCAGCGCAAGCGGGGTAGGAGCCCTCGGCCCAGTTCGAGTTCAGACAGCGACAGTGATAAATCCACAGAAGACCCCCCAATGG ACTTACCAGCCAATGGCTTCAGCGGTGGAAACCAGCCAGTAAAGAAGAGTTTCTTGGTATACCGTAATGACTGCAGCCTTCCCCGGAGCAGCTCCGACTCTgagtccagcagcagcagcagcagcagcgctgCCTCAGACCGGACCAG CACAACGCCCTCAAAACAAGGCCGGGGCAAGCCCTCCTTCTCTCGGGGCACATTCCCAGAGGACAGCAGTGAAGACACCTCAGGCACTGAGAATGAGGCCTACTCCGTGGGCACTGGCCGCGGCGTGGGCCACAGCA TGGTGAGGAAGAGTCTGGGCCGGGGAGCTGGCTGGCTGTCAGAGGATGAGGACTCCCCCCTGGATGCTCTGGACCTGGTGTGGGCCAAATGCCGAGGGTATCCATCGTACCCAGCTCTG ATCATTGATCCAAAGATGCCCCGGGAAGGTATGTTCCACCATGGGGTTCCCATCCCTGTGCCCCCACTGGAGGTGCTGAAACTTGGGGAACAAATGACCCAGGAAGCCCGAGAGCATCTCTACCTCGTCCTCTTCTTTGACAACAAGCGAACCTG GCAGTGGCTGCCCAGGACTAAGCTGGTTCCTCTGGGTGTGAACCAGGATCTCGACAAGGAGAAGATGCTGGAAGGCCGCAAATCCAACATCCGCAAGTCAGTACAGATTGCCTACCACAGGGCTCTGCAGCACCGCAGCAAGGTGCAGGGCGAGCAGAGCAGTGAGACCAGCGATAGTGATTGA